One region of Quercus lobata isolate SW786 chromosome 2, ValleyOak3.0 Primary Assembly, whole genome shotgun sequence genomic DNA includes:
- the LOC115974929 gene encoding PX domain-containing protein EREL1 isoform X1 has protein sequence MQRRSPPKHRHDGTSPLPLGMDWSPPPRKWNGRDTVWPHDPHTGWSYCVTIPSWVVRPKSRDSDPVVFYRVQVGVQSPEGVTTTRGVLRRFNDFLKLFTVLKKAFPKKNLPPAPPKGLLRMKTRALLEERRCSLEEWMIKLLSDIDIARSIAVASFLELEAAARFSFQDVNQQNSEASPASNSTVSSIQSIPNSSLPIVAGSSSFTSDYGSDTAYETSELGTPRLGRDDSSEIGLEDLTLDEDLTSPIEKLVKYGMSNIDEGLFMGQTILEQLEGLPRHKMNDRHLNNVIEKDKYNGNSSKASFLVGNGMELFSGPEHGKVIDHVRKLSNESFGSDVSSLRGSEMSNSGIPNSSGDGSLDLPGGAEGSTRMEILGNTDFQFPADAQVVLPMDQRHKLNRVLFTMQRRLVTAKTDTEDLIARLNQEIAVKDYLATKVKDLEGELETTKQKSKENLQQALLMERERNTQMQWDMEELRQKSMEMELKLKSKQDEKSCTESGKECTVQEKDVLLQELDASKEQHEKLLKRYEELEAKSKADIKVLIKEVKSLRSSQTELKQELSQTHKEKSEAEKFIQQERQMREHAKASREKLLHECHILHNRLQECNTNLLADDEDNFVADSSSLADALDLLATSDNRIGLLLSEAQLLTENNETTASGVDESHDINDAAIDDELRKMLADVFIDNARLRKQVNSVTRRALRVDIISNKKEDEEASSGKIVANTSVL, from the exons ATGCAGAGACGGAGTCCTCCGAAGCACAGACACGATGGGACTTCACCTCTTCCTCTGGGAATGGATTGGAGTCCTCCTCCTCGCAAATGG AATGGACGGGACACAGTGTGGCCACATGATCCTCACACAGGATGGAGTTACTGTGTCACAATACCTTCCTGGGTTGTCCGTCCAAAATCAAGAGATTCAGATCCCGTAGTG TTTTACAGGGTTCAGGTTGGTGTACAATCACCAGAAGGAGTTACAACAACACGTGGTGTATTAAGAAGgtttaatgattttttgaagttatTCACTGTG CTTAAAAAGGCATTTCCTAAGAAGAACCTCCCACCAGCTCCACCCAAGGGACTGTTGCGGATGAAAACCCGGGCGCTATTAGAAGAG AGAAGGTGCTCTTTGGAGGAGTGGATGATAAAGCTTCTGTCTGATATTGATATAGCAAGAAGCATTGCAGTGGCATCTTTTCTTGAACTGGAAGCTGCTGCTAGATTTT CATTCCAAGATGTAAATCAGCAAAATTCAGAAGCAAGTCCTGCTTCCAATAGCACGGTTTCTTCAATTCAATCAATACCCAATTCAAGCTTGCCTATTGTTGCTGGCAGTTCATCATTCACATCAGATTACGGTAGTGATACAGCTTATGAGACATCTGAGCTAGGAACACCAAGGTTAGGAAGGGATGACAGTTCTGAAATTGGTTTGGAGGATCTAACATTGGATGAAGATTTGACAAGTCCAATAGAAAAGCTTGTAAAGTATGGTATGTCCAATATTGATGAGGGACTGTTTATGGGCCAGACAATTCTAGAGCAGTTGGAAGGCCTACCTAGGCATAAAATGAATGACAGGCATCTCAATAATGTTATAGAAAAGGATAAATATAATGGGAATTCTTCCAAAGCTTCATTTTTGGTTGGGAATGGGATGGAACTTTTCTCGGGGCCAGAACATGGTAAGGTAATTGATCATGTTCGCAAGCTCTCAAATGAGAGTTTTGGAAGTGACGTAAGTTCTCTGAGAGGTAGTGAAATGTCTAACTCTGGGATTCCAAATTCATCTGGTGATGGATCTCTTGACCTTCCTGGAGGTGCTGAGGGTTCTACTAGGATGGAAATTCTTGGCAACACAGACTTTCAGTTTCCAGCTGATGCTCAAGTAGTTCTTCCAATGGATCAGCGCCATAAATTGAACAGGGTTCTTTTCACAATGCAGCGAAGATTAGTCACGGCCAAAACAGACACGGAAGACCTAATAGCAAGGTTAAATCAAGAAATAGCTGTCAAAGACTACCTTGCAACAAAG GTCAAGGATTTGGAAGGTGAACTTGAAACTACAAAacagaaaagtaaagaaaatctGCAGCAAGCTCTTTTGATGGAGAGGGAAAGGAATACACAAATGCAGTGGGATATGGAGGAACTTCGGCAAAAGTCGATGGAAATGGAGTTGAAATTGAAGTCCAAACAG GATGAAAAGTCATGTACAGAGTCAGGAAAAGAATGTACTGTTCAAGAGAAAGATGTGCTGCTGCAGGAATTGGATGCTAGTAAAGAGCAGCATGAAAAGTTGTTGAAGCGATATGAAGAGCTAGAAGCAAAATCAAAAGCAGATATTAAAGTTCTTATTAAAGAAGTTAAATCTCTCCGAAGTTCTCAAACCGAATTGAAGCAGGAGCTTAGTCAAACACACAAAGAAAAGTCTGAGGCTgag aaattcattcaACAGGAAAGACAAATGAGAGAGCATGCAAAAGCTTCTAGGGAAAAACTGCTGCATGAATGCCATATTCTTCACAATCGGCTTCAAGAATGCAACACCAATTTACTTGCAGACGATGAAGATAACTTTGTTGCAGATTCTTCATCACTTGCAGATGCTTTAGATTTGTTGGCTACAAGTGATAACCGTATTGGCCTCCTACTTTCAGAG GCACAACTCCTAACTGAAAACAATGAAACTACTGCTTCCGGTGTTGATGAGAGTCATGACATCAATGATGCAGCAATAGATGATGAGTTAAGGAAGATGCTAGCAGATGTCTTCATCGATAATGCTAGATTAAGAAAACAGGTGAATTCTGTAACACGACGTGCTCTCAGAGTGGACATAATATCTAACAAGAAAGAAGATGAGGAGGCTTCTTCAGGAAAAATTGTAGCTAATACGTCTGTATTGTAA
- the LOC115974929 gene encoding PX domain-containing protein EREL1 isoform X2: protein MKTRALLEERRCSLEEWMIKLLSDIDIARSIAVASFLELEAAARFSFQDVNQQNSEASPASNSTVSSIQSIPNSSLPIVAGSSSFTSDYGSDTAYETSELGTPRLGRDDSSEIGLEDLTLDEDLTSPIEKLVKYGMSNIDEGLFMGQTILEQLEGLPRHKMNDRHLNNVIEKDKYNGNSSKASFLVGNGMELFSGPEHGKVIDHVRKLSNESFGSDVSSLRGSEMSNSGIPNSSGDGSLDLPGGAEGSTRMEILGNTDFQFPADAQVVLPMDQRHKLNRVLFTMQRRLVTAKTDTEDLIARLNQEIAVKDYLATKVKDLEGELETTKQKSKENLQQALLMERERNTQMQWDMEELRQKSMEMELKLKSKQDEKSCTESGKECTVQEKDVLLQELDASKEQHEKLLKRYEELEAKSKADIKVLIKEVKSLRSSQTELKQELSQTHKEKSEAEKFIQQERQMREHAKASREKLLHECHILHNRLQECNTNLLADDEDNFVADSSSLADALDLLATSDNRIGLLLSEAQLLTENNETTASGVDESHDINDAAIDDELRKMLADVFIDNARLRKQVNSVTRRALRVDIISNKKEDEEASSGKIVANTSVL, encoded by the exons ATGAAAACCCGGGCGCTATTAGAAGAG AGAAGGTGCTCTTTGGAGGAGTGGATGATAAAGCTTCTGTCTGATATTGATATAGCAAGAAGCATTGCAGTGGCATCTTTTCTTGAACTGGAAGCTGCTGCTAGATTTT CATTCCAAGATGTAAATCAGCAAAATTCAGAAGCAAGTCCTGCTTCCAATAGCACGGTTTCTTCAATTCAATCAATACCCAATTCAAGCTTGCCTATTGTTGCTGGCAGTTCATCATTCACATCAGATTACGGTAGTGATACAGCTTATGAGACATCTGAGCTAGGAACACCAAGGTTAGGAAGGGATGACAGTTCTGAAATTGGTTTGGAGGATCTAACATTGGATGAAGATTTGACAAGTCCAATAGAAAAGCTTGTAAAGTATGGTATGTCCAATATTGATGAGGGACTGTTTATGGGCCAGACAATTCTAGAGCAGTTGGAAGGCCTACCTAGGCATAAAATGAATGACAGGCATCTCAATAATGTTATAGAAAAGGATAAATATAATGGGAATTCTTCCAAAGCTTCATTTTTGGTTGGGAATGGGATGGAACTTTTCTCGGGGCCAGAACATGGTAAGGTAATTGATCATGTTCGCAAGCTCTCAAATGAGAGTTTTGGAAGTGACGTAAGTTCTCTGAGAGGTAGTGAAATGTCTAACTCTGGGATTCCAAATTCATCTGGTGATGGATCTCTTGACCTTCCTGGAGGTGCTGAGGGTTCTACTAGGATGGAAATTCTTGGCAACACAGACTTTCAGTTTCCAGCTGATGCTCAAGTAGTTCTTCCAATGGATCAGCGCCATAAATTGAACAGGGTTCTTTTCACAATGCAGCGAAGATTAGTCACGGCCAAAACAGACACGGAAGACCTAATAGCAAGGTTAAATCAAGAAATAGCTGTCAAAGACTACCTTGCAACAAAG GTCAAGGATTTGGAAGGTGAACTTGAAACTACAAAacagaaaagtaaagaaaatctGCAGCAAGCTCTTTTGATGGAGAGGGAAAGGAATACACAAATGCAGTGGGATATGGAGGAACTTCGGCAAAAGTCGATGGAAATGGAGTTGAAATTGAAGTCCAAACAG GATGAAAAGTCATGTACAGAGTCAGGAAAAGAATGTACTGTTCAAGAGAAAGATGTGCTGCTGCAGGAATTGGATGCTAGTAAAGAGCAGCATGAAAAGTTGTTGAAGCGATATGAAGAGCTAGAAGCAAAATCAAAAGCAGATATTAAAGTTCTTATTAAAGAAGTTAAATCTCTCCGAAGTTCTCAAACCGAATTGAAGCAGGAGCTTAGTCAAACACACAAAGAAAAGTCTGAGGCTgag aaattcattcaACAGGAAAGACAAATGAGAGAGCATGCAAAAGCTTCTAGGGAAAAACTGCTGCATGAATGCCATATTCTTCACAATCGGCTTCAAGAATGCAACACCAATTTACTTGCAGACGATGAAGATAACTTTGTTGCAGATTCTTCATCACTTGCAGATGCTTTAGATTTGTTGGCTACAAGTGATAACCGTATTGGCCTCCTACTTTCAGAG GCACAACTCCTAACTGAAAACAATGAAACTACTGCTTCCGGTGTTGATGAGAGTCATGACATCAATGATGCAGCAATAGATGATGAGTTAAGGAAGATGCTAGCAGATGTCTTCATCGATAATGCTAGATTAAGAAAACAGGTGAATTCTGTAACACGACGTGCTCTCAGAGTGGACATAATATCTAACAAGAAAGAAGATGAGGAGGCTTCTTCAGGAAAAATTGTAGCTAATACGTCTGTATTGTAA
- the LOC115974929 gene encoding PX domain-containing protein EREL1 isoform X3 has product MIKLLSDIDIARSIAVASFLELEAAARFSFQDVNQQNSEASPASNSTVSSIQSIPNSSLPIVAGSSSFTSDYGSDTAYETSELGTPRLGRDDSSEIGLEDLTLDEDLTSPIEKLVKYGMSNIDEGLFMGQTILEQLEGLPRHKMNDRHLNNVIEKDKYNGNSSKASFLVGNGMELFSGPEHGKVIDHVRKLSNESFGSDVSSLRGSEMSNSGIPNSSGDGSLDLPGGAEGSTRMEILGNTDFQFPADAQVVLPMDQRHKLNRVLFTMQRRLVTAKTDTEDLIARLNQEIAVKDYLATKVKDLEGELETTKQKSKENLQQALLMERERNTQMQWDMEELRQKSMEMELKLKSKQDEKSCTESGKECTVQEKDVLLQELDASKEQHEKLLKRYEELEAKSKADIKVLIKEVKSLRSSQTELKQELSQTHKEKSEAEKFIQQERQMREHAKASREKLLHECHILHNRLQECNTNLLADDEDNFVADSSSLADALDLLATSDNRIGLLLSEAQLLTENNETTASGVDESHDINDAAIDDELRKMLADVFIDNARLRKQVNSVTRRALRVDIISNKKEDEEASSGKIVANTSVL; this is encoded by the exons ATGATAAAGCTTCTGTCTGATATTGATATAGCAAGAAGCATTGCAGTGGCATCTTTTCTTGAACTGGAAGCTGCTGCTAGATTTT CATTCCAAGATGTAAATCAGCAAAATTCAGAAGCAAGTCCTGCTTCCAATAGCACGGTTTCTTCAATTCAATCAATACCCAATTCAAGCTTGCCTATTGTTGCTGGCAGTTCATCATTCACATCAGATTACGGTAGTGATACAGCTTATGAGACATCTGAGCTAGGAACACCAAGGTTAGGAAGGGATGACAGTTCTGAAATTGGTTTGGAGGATCTAACATTGGATGAAGATTTGACAAGTCCAATAGAAAAGCTTGTAAAGTATGGTATGTCCAATATTGATGAGGGACTGTTTATGGGCCAGACAATTCTAGAGCAGTTGGAAGGCCTACCTAGGCATAAAATGAATGACAGGCATCTCAATAATGTTATAGAAAAGGATAAATATAATGGGAATTCTTCCAAAGCTTCATTTTTGGTTGGGAATGGGATGGAACTTTTCTCGGGGCCAGAACATGGTAAGGTAATTGATCATGTTCGCAAGCTCTCAAATGAGAGTTTTGGAAGTGACGTAAGTTCTCTGAGAGGTAGTGAAATGTCTAACTCTGGGATTCCAAATTCATCTGGTGATGGATCTCTTGACCTTCCTGGAGGTGCTGAGGGTTCTACTAGGATGGAAATTCTTGGCAACACAGACTTTCAGTTTCCAGCTGATGCTCAAGTAGTTCTTCCAATGGATCAGCGCCATAAATTGAACAGGGTTCTTTTCACAATGCAGCGAAGATTAGTCACGGCCAAAACAGACACGGAAGACCTAATAGCAAGGTTAAATCAAGAAATAGCTGTCAAAGACTACCTTGCAACAAAG GTCAAGGATTTGGAAGGTGAACTTGAAACTACAAAacagaaaagtaaagaaaatctGCAGCAAGCTCTTTTGATGGAGAGGGAAAGGAATACACAAATGCAGTGGGATATGGAGGAACTTCGGCAAAAGTCGATGGAAATGGAGTTGAAATTGAAGTCCAAACAG GATGAAAAGTCATGTACAGAGTCAGGAAAAGAATGTACTGTTCAAGAGAAAGATGTGCTGCTGCAGGAATTGGATGCTAGTAAAGAGCAGCATGAAAAGTTGTTGAAGCGATATGAAGAGCTAGAAGCAAAATCAAAAGCAGATATTAAAGTTCTTATTAAAGAAGTTAAATCTCTCCGAAGTTCTCAAACCGAATTGAAGCAGGAGCTTAGTCAAACACACAAAGAAAAGTCTGAGGCTgag aaattcattcaACAGGAAAGACAAATGAGAGAGCATGCAAAAGCTTCTAGGGAAAAACTGCTGCATGAATGCCATATTCTTCACAATCGGCTTCAAGAATGCAACACCAATTTACTTGCAGACGATGAAGATAACTTTGTTGCAGATTCTTCATCACTTGCAGATGCTTTAGATTTGTTGGCTACAAGTGATAACCGTATTGGCCTCCTACTTTCAGAG GCACAACTCCTAACTGAAAACAATGAAACTACTGCTTCCGGTGTTGATGAGAGTCATGACATCAATGATGCAGCAATAGATGATGAGTTAAGGAAGATGCTAGCAGATGTCTTCATCGATAATGCTAGATTAAGAAAACAGGTGAATTCTGTAACACGACGTGCTCTCAGAGTGGACATAATATCTAACAAGAAAGAAGATGAGGAGGCTTCTTCAGGAAAAATTGTAGCTAATACGTCTGTATTGTAA
- the LOC115974930 gene encoding adenine phosphoribosyltransferase 5 isoform X2, giving the protein MFAAENGLKGDPRLQAISQAIRVVPHFPKPGIMFQDITTLLLDHKAFKDTVDIFVDRYRDMGISVVAGVEARGFMFGPSIALAIGAKFVPLRKPRKLPGEVIAEAYVLEYGTDCLEMHVGAVQPGERALVIDDLVATGGTLSAAIRLLERVGAEVIECACVIGLPEVKVYGFDSAWADL; this is encoded by the exons ATGTTTGCGGCAGAGAATGGACTTAAAGGAGACCCAAGACTCCAAGCTATCTCTCAAGCCATCCGTGTTGTTCCTCACTTTCCAAAACCAG GAATAATGTTTCAAGACATAACAACGTTGTTGCTGGATCATAAGGCGTTCAAGGACACGGTGGACATTTTTGTTGATCGCTACAGAGACATGGGCATCTCTGTTGTTgctg GGGTGGAAGCTAGAGGATTCATGTTTGGCCCCTCCATTGCCTTAGCTATTGGTGCAAAGTTTGTTCCTTTACGTAAACCCAGAAAGTTGCCAG GCGAAGTAATTGCCGAAGCTTATGTCCTGGAATATGGGACTGACTGTTTGGAGATGCACGTTGGGGCTGTACAGCCTGGTGAACGTGCATTGGTTATTGATGATTTGGTAGCTACGGGTGGGACTCTATCAGCAGCAATAAGACTTTTAG AACGTGTAGGGGCTGAAGTAATCGAATGTGCCTGTGTTATCGGCTTGCCAGAGGTTAAG GTCTACGGGTTTGATTCTGCTTGGGCTGACTTGTAG
- the LOC115974930 gene encoding adenine phosphoribosyltransferase 5 isoform X1 → MFAAENGLKGDPRLQAISQAIRVVPHFPKPGIMFQDITTLLLDHKAFKDTVDIFVDRYRDMGISVVAGVEARGFMFGPSIALAIGAKFVPLRKPRKLPGEVIAEAYVLEYGTDCLEMHVGAVQPGERALVIDDLVATGGTLSAAIRLLERVGAEVIECACVIGLPEVKGQCRLNGKPLYILVEPREIDNCC, encoded by the exons ATGTTTGCGGCAGAGAATGGACTTAAAGGAGACCCAAGACTCCAAGCTATCTCTCAAGCCATCCGTGTTGTTCCTCACTTTCCAAAACCAG GAATAATGTTTCAAGACATAACAACGTTGTTGCTGGATCATAAGGCGTTCAAGGACACGGTGGACATTTTTGTTGATCGCTACAGAGACATGGGCATCTCTGTTGTTgctg GGGTGGAAGCTAGAGGATTCATGTTTGGCCCCTCCATTGCCTTAGCTATTGGTGCAAAGTTTGTTCCTTTACGTAAACCCAGAAAGTTGCCAG GCGAAGTAATTGCCGAAGCTTATGTCCTGGAATATGGGACTGACTGTTTGGAGATGCACGTTGGGGCTGTACAGCCTGGTGAACGTGCATTGGTTATTGATGATTTGGTAGCTACGGGTGGGACTCTATCAGCAGCAATAAGACTTTTAG AACGTGTAGGGGCTGAAGTAATCGAATGTGCCTGTGTTATCGGCTTGCCAGAGGTTAAG GGACAATGCAGGCTTAATGGAAAGCCACTATATATCCTTGTGGAGCCACGTGAAATAGATAATTGTTGTTAA